Proteins co-encoded in one Flavivirga eckloniae genomic window:
- a CDS encoding PLP-dependent cysteine synthase family protein, translated as MKHRNQVFDNVLDLIGNTPLIKLNKIAAKFKGNFYAKVEAFNPGHSSKDRIALYIIEQAEKKGILSPGDTIIETTSGNTGFSIAMVSIIKGYDCVLAVSSKSSADKIDMLKTMGAKVYVCPAHVSADDPRSYYQVAKRLHEEIKGSVYINQYFNELNVDAHYNSTGPEIWNQTDGKITHLVACSGTGGTISGTARYLKEQNPNIKVIGVDAFGSVIKKYHETREFDEKEIYPYRIEGLGKNLIPTATDFDAIDEFVKVTDEESAHSARLIAKTEGLFVGYTSGAVMQAIKQLGEQGEFKKGDNVVVIFPDHGSRYMSKVYSDKWMNEQGFFDSKNEAAAQNIQYIK; from the coding sequence ATGAAACACAGAAACCAGGTTTTTGACAATGTATTAGATTTAATAGGTAATACACCACTTATTAAACTTAATAAAATAGCCGCCAAGTTTAAAGGGAACTTTTACGCAAAAGTAGAAGCCTTTAATCCAGGACATTCTTCAAAAGACAGAATAGCACTTTACATTATAGAACAAGCAGAGAAAAAAGGAATTTTATCTCCAGGCGATACGATTATAGAAACGACTTCGGGTAATACTGGATTTAGTATAGCTATGGTAAGTATTATAAAGGGATACGATTGTGTTCTAGCCGTGAGTTCTAAATCTTCGGCGGATAAAATAGACATGCTTAAAACCATGGGAGCTAAAGTTTATGTGTGCCCGGCACATGTAAGTGCAGACGATCCAAGATCGTATTATCAAGTGGCTAAGCGCTTGCACGAAGAGATAAAAGGTTCTGTGTACATTAACCAATATTTCAATGAGTTAAATGTTGATGCACACTACAATTCTACCGGTCCAGAAATTTGGAACCAAACAGATGGTAAAATAACTCACTTAGTAGCATGTAGTGGAACCGGAGGAACGATTTCTGGTACGGCTAGATATTTAAAAGAGCAAAACCCTAACATTAAAGTAATAGGAGTAGATGCTTTTGGTTCTGTTATTAAAAAATACCACGAAACTAGAGAATTCGACGAAAAGGAAATTTATCCATATAGAATAGAAGGTTTAGGGAAAAACTTGATCCCAACCGCTACAGATTTCGATGCTATTGACGAATTTGTAAAGGTAACCGATGAAGAAAGCGCTCATTCTGCTAGATTAATAGCTAAAACAGAAGGTTTGTTTGTTGGTTATACTTCTGGTGCAGTAATGCAAGCTATTAAACAACTAGGGGAGCAGGGAGAATTTAAAAAAGGAGATAATGTAGTTGTCATTTTTCCAGATCACGGATCGAGGTATATGAGCAAAGTATATAGCGATAAATGGATGAACGAACAAGGCTTTTTTGATAGTAAAAATGAAGCTGCTGCGCAAAACATTCAGTATATAAAGTAA
- a CDS encoding aminotransferase class I/II-fold pyridoxal phosphate-dependent enzyme produces the protein MKDLFEKIYKDKGPLGKWASQAEGYFVFPKLEGEISNRMKFQGKDVITWSINDYLGLANHPEVRKVDAEAAAQYGSAYPMGARMMSGHTDLHEKLQDELASFVSKEAAYLLNFGYQGMVSTIDALVSKDDIIVYDVDAHACIIDGVRLHMGKRFTYKHNDVESLEKNLDRATKMAEQTGGGILVISEGVFGMRGEQGRLKEIVALKQKYNFRLFVDDAHGFGTLGATGAGAGEEQGVQNDIDVYFATFAKSLASTGAFIAGDQEIIDYLKYNLRSQMFAKSLQMQLVVGALKRLEMLRTMPELKNKLWENVNALQSGLKDRGFDIGTTQSCVTPVYLKGSIPEAMALVRDLRENYGIFCSIVVYPVIPKGLILLRLIPTATHTLEDVAETLAAFEAIRTRLKNGTYKRLSASLMEAMRE, from the coding sequence ATGAAAGATTTATTTGAGAAAATTTATAAGGACAAAGGGCCATTAGGAAAATGGGCTTCCCAAGCCGAAGGTTACTTTGTATTCCCTAAATTGGAAGGAGAAATTTCAAATCGCATGAAATTTCAAGGAAAAGATGTTATTACTTGGAGTATTAATGATTATTTAGGATTAGCTAATCATCCTGAGGTAAGAAAAGTAGATGCAGAAGCAGCTGCTCAATATGGTTCTGCCTATCCGATGGGAGCTAGAATGATGTCTGGACATACCGATTTACATGAAAAGTTGCAAGACGAATTAGCTTCTTTTGTAAGTAAAGAAGCAGCCTACCTATTAAATTTTGGATATCAAGGTATGGTGTCTACTATTGATGCACTCGTATCTAAAGACGATATTATAGTTTATGATGTAGATGCACACGCTTGCATTATTGATGGGGTTCGTTTGCACATGGGTAAACGTTTTACTTATAAACACAACGACGTTGAAAGTTTAGAAAAGAACTTAGATAGAGCTACTAAAATGGCAGAACAAACCGGAGGAGGGATTTTAGTAATCTCTGAAGGTGTTTTTGGAATGCGAGGTGAACAAGGACGGTTAAAGGAGATTGTAGCGCTTAAACAGAAATATAACTTTAGATTATTTGTTGATGATGCTCATGGTTTTGGTACGTTGGGAGCAACAGGAGCTGGAGCAGGAGAGGAGCAAGGTGTACAGAACGATATTGATGTGTATTTTGCCACATTTGCAAAATCGTTAGCAAGTACAGGAGCGTTTATAGCTGGAGATCAAGAAATAATTGATTATTTGAAATATAACTTACGTTCTCAAATGTTTGCAAAATCATTGCAAATGCAATTGGTTGTTGGTGCTTTAAAGCGTTTAGAAATGCTTAGAACTATGCCAGAACTAAAGAATAAGCTTTGGGAAAATGTAAATGCGTTACAATCTGGATTAAAAGATCGCGGTTTCGACATAGGAACAACCCAAAGTTGTGTAACACCTGTGTATTTAAAAGGAAGTATTCCGGAAGCCATGGCCTTAGTTAGAGATTTACGTGAGAATTATGGCATATTCTGTTCTATAGTGGTTTATCCGGTAATTCCAAAAGGTTTGATTCTTTTAAGACTCATACCTACAGCTACACATACTTTAGAAGACGTTGCTGAAACTTTAGCTGCTTTTGAAGCTATACGTACTCGACTAAAAAATGGAACATACAAACGCTTATCTGCTTCGCTAATGGAAGCGATGAGGGAGTAG
- a CDS encoding GTP cyclohydrolase: MIILKEVQTKKELKAFVKFPFKLFKNSKYWVPPIISEEIKTLDKTENPVFNDAEARMFLAYKNNEIVGRIAAIINWIEVKDQAVKKMRFGWFDVIDDIDVTKALLDKVIEIGKEKNLDFVEGPVGFSNLDKVGVLTEGFDQIGNMITWHSHSYYADHLRELGYDVAKSYSENIMNFQNMDSSFFVRMQGIIKKRYQLKALCFTKNKDILPYTDEMFDVFSKSHEVLSSFVKINDEQREYFKKKFIGFLNPEYVKFVLDKDDKLVGFGIVTPSYAKALQKMKGKLFPFGIIHLLRAKKHAKTVTFYLIGILPEYQNKGVTAIIFDEFYKTFKEKNIEWCVRGPELDDNVAIQKIWKNFNPVVNKRRCTFKKDIA; this comes from the coding sequence ATGATAATACTTAAAGAAGTACAGACAAAAAAAGAGCTTAAAGCTTTTGTGAAATTTCCATTTAAGCTGTTTAAAAATTCCAAATATTGGGTTCCTCCAATTATAAGTGAAGAAATTAAAACTTTAGATAAAACAGAAAACCCGGTATTCAATGATGCGGAAGCCAGAATGTTTTTGGCTTATAAAAACAATGAAATTGTAGGCCGTATAGCGGCTATCATTAATTGGATAGAAGTAAAAGATCAAGCCGTAAAAAAAATGCGCTTTGGTTGGTTTGATGTTATTGACGATATTGATGTTACAAAAGCTTTACTCGATAAGGTTATAGAGATAGGCAAAGAAAAAAACCTCGATTTCGTTGAAGGTCCGGTTGGTTTTTCTAATCTTGACAAAGTGGGTGTACTAACTGAAGGGTTTGACCAAATAGGAAACATGATTACCTGGCACAGCCACTCATATTATGCAGATCACTTAAGGGAACTAGGTTATGATGTTGCCAAATCGTATTCTGAAAACATCATGAATTTTCAGAATATGGATTCCAGTTTTTTTGTTAGAATGCAAGGCATTATAAAAAAGCGCTATCAGCTTAAAGCCCTTTGCTTTACAAAAAACAAAGACATTCTCCCATATACAGACGAGATGTTTGATGTATTTTCTAAATCGCACGAAGTCCTGTCTTCTTTTGTTAAAATAAATGATGAGCAACGCGAATATTTCAAGAAAAAATTCATCGGATTCCTTAATCCGGAATATGTAAAATTTGTTTTGGACAAAGACGACAAACTAGTCGGTTTTGGTATTGTTACACCATCTTACGCTAAAGCTTTACAGAAAATGAAGGGTAAACTATTCCCTTTTGGAATAATTCATTTACTACGCGCTAAGAAGCATGCTAAAACAGTTACTTTTTATTTAATAGGTATTTTACCAGAATATCAAAATAAAGGTGTAACCGCTATTATTTTTGATGAGTTTTATAAAACATTTAAAGAAAAAAATATAGAATGGTGCGTAAGAGGTCCAGAACTAGATGACAACGTTGCCATTCAAAAAATATGGAAAAACTTCAATCCAGTCGTCAATAAAAGGCGCTGTACTTTTAAAAAGGATATTGCATAA
- a CDS encoding transporter: MNLIKPTLCLLLTLISIQAYGQYTNVINSNRPGVSRSAFSVGTNVVQFEVGPYLSREKRTPAVAYDANGFGVDFAARYGLLLEQLEINIEGTYQNDTKTLYASGFSSEEKRSNFKTLTLGAKYLVYDPYKNPENRKPDLYSWRANHSFKWRSLIPAVAVYLGAHYDTKDNPYLAPDVEGFSPKIMVATQHNFPGGWVFVMNFSKDRIGTDQSDFQYILTLTHSFNPQWVIFAETQGIKSDVYADNLFRLGGAYLLNKDLQLDTAITFNAKDTPSVFGANLGVSYRLDFHKDKEVKREKIDNGNSAKEEGKRKSRRNKKNQTDLPGKTKKRKRNDIDFDDN; encoded by the coding sequence ATGAACTTGATTAAACCTACATTATGCTTGCTATTGACCTTGATTTCAATTCAAGCATATGGTCAATATACCAATGTTATAAACTCAAACAGACCTGGGGTGTCCAGAAGCGCCTTTTCCGTAGGCACCAACGTTGTTCAATTTGAAGTTGGTCCCTACCTTTCTAGAGAAAAAAGAACTCCTGCTGTTGCCTACGATGCTAATGGTTTCGGAGTTGATTTCGCTGCTAGATATGGATTATTATTAGAACAGCTTGAAATAAACATTGAAGGCACCTATCAAAACGATACAAAAACCCTATACGCTTCTGGGTTTTCTTCCGAAGAAAAACGATCTAACTTTAAAACACTAACATTAGGTGCCAAATATTTGGTTTACGATCCCTATAAAAACCCAGAAAACAGAAAACCAGACCTATACAGCTGGAGAGCCAATCACAGTTTTAAATGGCGTTCGTTAATTCCTGCTGTGGCAGTGTATCTGGGGGCACATTACGACACAAAAGACAATCCCTACTTAGCACCGGACGTAGAAGGATTTAGTCCGAAGATTATGGTAGCCACGCAGCACAATTTCCCGGGAGGATGGGTTTTTGTAATGAATTTTTCAAAAGATAGGATTGGAACCGATCAATCGGATTTTCAATACATACTAACATTAACACATTCTTTCAATCCGCAATGGGTTATATTTGCTGAAACCCAAGGTATTAAGAGTGATGTTTATGCCGATAATCTTTTTAGATTAGGAGGTGCCTATTTATTAAACAAAGATCTTCAACTAGATACAGCCATAACGTTTAATGCCAAGGACACACCTTCTGTTTTTGGAGCTAATCTTGGCGTATCTTATAGATTGGATTTTCATAAAGATAAAGAAGTAAAACGTGAAAAAATAGACAACGGTAATTCTGCCAAAGAAGAAGGCAAAAGAAAATCGAGACGAAACAAAAAGAACCAAACCGACCTACCCGGTAAAACCAAAAAACGAAAACGAAACGATATAGATTTTGACGATAATTAA
- a CDS encoding DUF4834 family protein: protein MLQFASVTGFVRMILIILLIYFGVKILSRLFAPFLMKYVAKKAEQRFGDQFGQYGRQQKEKPRKEGEVTIDKMPNTRTSNKEVGDYVDFEEID, encoded by the coding sequence ATGCTACAATTTGCATCTGTAACAGGTTTTGTTAGAATGATATTAATCATTCTCCTAATTTACTTTGGGGTGAAAATCCTATCTCGCTTGTTTGCACCGTTTCTAATGAAATATGTTGCTAAAAAAGCAGAACAGCGTTTTGGTGATCAATTTGGTCAGTATGGAAGACAGCAAAAAGAAAAACCAAGAAAAGAAGGTGAGGTTACCATCGATAAAATGCCAAACACAAGAACCTCTAATAAAGAAGTAGGAGATTATGTCGATTTCGAAGAAATTGATTAA
- a CDS encoding YfhO family protein: MQFSVKRILPHVLILVGFIVLSLAYFSPVLKGEKIFQSDIMQYIGMSKQQKDFKAETGEETYWTNSAFAGMPTYQLGARYPHNYIKKLDSALRFLPRPADYLFLYLLSFYILLLVLKVDFKLAALGAIAFGFSTYLIIILGVGHNSKAHAIAYMPLVLSGILLVFQKKYILGFLLTVVAMGLELVSNHFQMTYYLLFLVVVLGIVYLVDAYRKKILPHYFKSIGVLVAAVILSIALNATGIMATREYVKESTRGKSELTINPDGSPKQVTNGLDRDYITAYSYGILETFNLFIPRFMGGGNFEDVGRDSGTYEAYRKLGASTAQALEESKRAPLYWGKQPIVEAPAYVGAVILFLFVFALFLVKGRLKWWLVGGTLLSLLLSYGKNLGFLTDFFIDYVPLYNKFRAVSSIQVILELCIPALAIFGLVRLFNDFEKKEEKLKALKITTAITGGLALVFLLFKSSLFDFVGVRDGQYIQAYGQDFIRGIKEDRKAVFTQDTLRTLVLVLLSAGTIFMFLRDKLKEKWVITAFCALILFDLVGVDRRYVNNDDFVSAIKVNKPFEANEVDKEILKDKTHFRVFDLVSGPSKPSYFHNSLNGYNAAELKRYREVFDFYVSQNNINVLNMLNTKYIIAQDEKNALFSYKNDQANGNAWFVKNVQEVQSANEEIKQLDSLPNKVMAIYSQHKALKKRGDVKPNYAVDSLATINLVEVKPNYLKYKSENSNEGFAVFSEVYYGNGWKTYINGEETSYMRVNYTLRGMPLPAGNHTIEFKFDPDVVKTGSRIALASSILFGILLLGGLFYEFKGLSFLRK; this comes from the coding sequence ATGCAATTTTCAGTCAAAAGAATACTTCCCCATGTATTAATTTTAGTAGGGTTTATTGTGCTTTCATTAGCATATTTTAGCCCGGTTTTAAAAGGAGAAAAGATTTTCCAAAGTGATATCATGCAATATATTGGCATGAGCAAGCAGCAAAAAGATTTTAAGGCAGAAACGGGAGAAGAAACTTATTGGACAAATAGTGCGTTTGCGGGTATGCCAACCTATCAATTAGGAGCGAGGTATCCTCATAATTATATTAAAAAGCTAGACTCAGCACTTCGATTCTTACCGCGTCCGGCAGATTATCTGTTTTTGTACCTCTTAAGTTTTTATATCCTGTTATTGGTTTTAAAAGTCGATTTTAAACTTGCAGCACTTGGAGCTATTGCTTTTGGCTTTTCTACCTATTTAATAATAATTCTAGGAGTAGGACATAATAGTAAAGCACATGCTATTGCTTATATGCCTTTGGTTTTAAGTGGTATTTTGCTTGTTTTTCAGAAGAAGTATATTTTAGGGTTCTTGTTAACGGTTGTTGCCATGGGCTTAGAGCTTGTGTCTAACCATTTTCAAATGACCTACTATTTATTGTTCCTGGTTGTTGTTTTGGGTATTGTATATTTAGTTGATGCGTATAGAAAAAAAATACTACCACATTATTTTAAATCCATAGGGGTTTTAGTTGCTGCAGTTATTTTGTCTATAGCCTTAAATGCTACAGGTATAATGGCAACACGAGAATATGTAAAGGAAAGCACACGTGGCAAAAGTGAATTAACCATAAATCCAGATGGCTCGCCAAAACAAGTAACAAATGGTTTAGATAGGGATTATATTACAGCGTACAGTTATGGTATTCTTGAAACCTTTAACCTTTTTATACCAAGGTTTATGGGGGGCGGAAACTTTGAAGATGTAGGCAGGGATTCAGGTACTTACGAGGCTTATAGAAAATTGGGAGCCAGTACAGCACAAGCCTTGGAAGAATCGAAACGAGCGCCTTTATACTGGGGAAAACAACCTATTGTAGAAGCACCGGCTTATGTTGGAGCTGTTATTTTGTTTTTGTTCGTTTTTGCCTTGTTCCTGGTTAAAGGGCGATTAAAATGGTGGCTGGTAGGAGGAACTCTACTGTCTTTATTATTGTCTTACGGAAAGAACTTGGGCTTTTTAACAGACTTCTTTATTGATTATGTGCCGTTATACAACAAGTTTCGAGCTGTAAGCTCTATTCAAGTTATTTTGGAGTTGTGTATTCCGGCTTTAGCCATTTTCGGATTAGTTAGATTGTTTAACGATTTTGAGAAGAAAGAAGAGAAGCTAAAAGCTTTAAAAATTACAACTGCGATAACAGGAGGTTTGGCACTTGTGTTTCTACTGTTTAAATCGTCGTTGTTCGACTTTGTGGGGGTGAGAGATGGTCAGTATATACAGGCTTATGGTCAGGATTTTATTAGAGGTATTAAAGAAGACAGGAAAGCTGTTTTTACTCAAGATACTTTACGTACATTGGTTTTAGTGTTATTGTCTGCAGGTACAATTTTTATGTTTTTACGAGATAAGTTAAAAGAGAAATGGGTGATAACTGCATTTTGTGCGCTCATTCTGTTTGATTTGGTAGGTGTAGATAGACGCTATGTGAACAATGATGATTTTGTATCGGCAATTAAAGTAAACAAGCCGTTTGAAGCTAATGAAGTAGACAAAGAGATTTTAAAAGACAAAACGCATTTTAGAGTATTCGATTTAGTTTCGGGGCCTTCTAAGCCTTCGTACTTTCATAATTCGTTAAATGGCTACAATGCTGCGGAATTAAAGCGTTATAGAGAGGTTTTCGATTTTTATGTATCTCAAAACAACATCAATGTGCTTAATATGCTCAATACCAAGTATATTATTGCTCAAGATGAAAAAAACGCTCTGTTTTCTTATAAGAACGACCAAGCTAATGGTAATGCCTGGTTTGTAAAGAATGTGCAAGAAGTTCAATCTGCAAATGAAGAAATCAAGCAATTGGATAGCCTACCGAACAAGGTTATGGCTATTTATTCGCAACACAAAGCTTTGAAAAAGCGGGGAGATGTAAAGCCTAATTATGCGGTAGACTCATTGGCCACTATTAATTTGGTTGAAGTAAAACCAAATTATTTAAAGTATAAATCTGAGAATTCCAACGAAGGGTTTGCTGTCTTTTCCGAAGTGTACTATGGAAATGGTTGGAAAACGTATATAAACGGCGAAGAGACTTCTTATATGCGTGTTAATTATACATTACGAGGTATGCCGTTACCAGCAGGAAACCACACTATAGAATTTAAGTTTGACCCGGATGTTGTTAAAACTGGTAGCCGTATTGCTTTAGCGAGTTCCATTTTGTTTGGAATATTATTGCTGGGTGGTTTGTTTTATGAATTTAAAGGTTTGTCATTCCTGCGGAAGTAG